One part of the Corynebacterium aurimucosum ATCC 700975 genome encodes these proteins:
- a CDS encoding ABC transporter, with translation MEPVTDNSRPFPSPADSGAAEVHATGLPSLERLRAALATSPLPGAAPLLHQVDDYIAPRLANLDAPLLAVVGGSTGSGKSTLVNGVLHEEVTTSGVIRPTTRQPSLIAHPSDAEYFGAPHVLPGLAREHGEANPQATTLRIVSTEAVPAGLALIDAPDFDSIDDTNRALASQLLAAADLWIFVTTPARYADNLVWQFLEDAAARNIEVVVVLNRVDEDALATVPADLQRMLAEHNLGAEFFVVPDQGPLEGLLPAARTADLRAYLERLAADTAARHQLAARTVAGALAKVAAGTETLAAEQESRTDFAAHIDEVVAGHYADARAHVEDVTRDGNLLRTEVLARWQDFVGTSDAFRAVDRWFSATLDRIGSFFTGKPAPVREVETEIEAGLHGVIIDGAETAAARAWSYLGSSAPELRAAASPGLAHASADISERAALLVREWQAELVSDIEENAAGKRMTARLASLGVNAVTVALMVVVFASTAGLTGGEIAIAGGSAVVGQKLLETIFGEDTVRRMAKAARERLDERVGALMDSERERYNTVTAPLTEGPSADELRAAATAATEEVRNV, from the coding sequence ATGGAACCCGTGACTGATAATTCTCGCCCATTTCCCTCCCCGGCCGACTCCGGCGCCGCCGAGGTGCACGCGACAGGCCTGCCGAGCCTCGAGCGCCTGCGCGCCGCCCTCGCGACCTCGCCCCTGCCCGGCGCCGCGCCGTTGCTCCATCAGGTCGATGACTATATCGCGCCGCGCCTGGCCAACCTCGACGCTCCGCTGCTCGCCGTCGTGGGCGGCTCCACCGGCTCCGGCAAGTCCACGCTGGTCAACGGTGTGCTCCACGAGGAGGTAACGACGTCAGGCGTCATTCGCCCGACGACGCGGCAGCCCTCGCTTATCGCGCATCCTTCGGACGCGGAGTACTTCGGCGCGCCGCACGTCCTGCCTGGGCTTGCGCGCGAGCACGGCGAGGCGAACCCACAGGCGACGACGTTGCGCATCGTGTCCACCGAGGCCGTGCCCGCGGGCCTCGCGCTCATCGACGCGCCGGACTTCGACTCCATCGACGACACGAACCGCGCCCTCGCCTCGCAGCTCCTCGCCGCCGCGGACCTGTGGATCTTCGTGACGACGCCAGCGCGCTACGCCGATAACCTCGTGTGGCAGTTCCTCGAGGACGCCGCTGCCCGCAACATCGAGGTCGTCGTGGTCCTCAACCGCGTCGACGAGGACGCGCTCGCTACCGTCCCCGCGGACCTGCAGCGCATGCTCGCCGAGCACAACCTCGGTGCCGAGTTTTTCGTCGTGCCGGACCAAGGTCCTCTCGAGGGCTTGCTGCCCGCCGCGCGCACGGCCGACCTGCGCGCGTACCTCGAGCGCTTGGCTGCCGATACCGCCGCGCGCCACCAGCTGGCCGCCCGCACCGTCGCAGGCGCCCTGGCCAAGGTCGCCGCAGGCACAGAGACGCTCGCCGCGGAGCAAGAGTCTCGCACGGACTTCGCCGCGCATATCGACGAGGTCGTCGCCGGGCACTACGCCGACGCCCGCGCCCACGTCGAGGACGTCACCCGCGATGGCAACCTCTTGCGCACCGAGGTCCTCGCCCGCTGGCAGGACTTCGTGGGCACCTCGGATGCTTTCCGCGCGGTCGACCGCTGGTTCTCTGCGACCCTCGACCGAATCGGATCCTTCTTCACCGGCAAGCCCGCACCTGTACGCGAGGTCGAGACCGAAATCGAAGCCGGTCTCCACGGCGTCATCATCGACGGCGCCGAGACCGCCGCAGCCCGCGCGTGGTCGTACCTCGGGTCCTCCGCGCCCGAGCTGCGCGCCGCCGCATCCCCAGGCCTCGCCCACGCCAGCGCCGATATTTCCGAGCGCGCCGCCCTCCTCGTGCGCGAATGGCAGGCCGAGCTCGTCTCCGACATCGAGGAAAACGCCGCGGGCAAGCGCATGACCGCGCGTCTCGCCTCGCTGGGTGTTAACGCCGTGACCGTCGCGCTCATGGTCGTCGTCTTCGCCTCGACTGCGGGACTTACCGGCGGCGAGATCGCCATCGCTGGCGGCTCCGCCGTCGTGGGCCAGAAGCTGCTCGAGACCATCTTCGGCGAGGACACCGTGCGTCGCATGGCCAAAGCCGCCCGCGAACGCCTCGACGAGCGCGTCGGCGCACTCATGGATTCCGAGCGCGAGCGCTACAACACCGTGACCGCGCCGCTCACGGAGGGCCCCTCCGCAGACGAGCTGCGCGCGGCCGCCACCGCCGCCACCGAGGAGGTCCGCAATGTTTAA
- a CDS encoding sucrose-specific PTS transporter subunit IIBC, translating to MDHSQVAARILSAIGGEDNIVALAHCATRLRMVLKDSKKVDKAALENDPDLKGIFEAGGMFQVIVGPGDVNVVFDEINKATSKDIAVSTDNLKDIAAGSGNRFSRAVKVLADIFVPLIPILVGGGLLMALNNVLTVNGLFGEQSVIEMFPAMADVAGLINLLASAPFAFLPVLVGFTATKRFGGNEFLGAGMAMAMVMPDLVNGYNVAATIEAGEMPYWHIFGLDVAQAGYQGSILPTLVISWILATIEKWLHKRLKGTVDFMLTPLLTLLVTGFITFALIGPFLRTAGDWLGLGLANLAEFAGPVAGFLFGLVYSPIVITGLHQSFPPIETMLWNEGGSFVFPTASTANIAMGGAALAIYFLTKSDKMKGLAGASGISALFGITEPAIFGVNLRLRWPFYIGMGASAIASMMVALLDVKATALGAAGFIGVVSIRPEDYGQFLLCCVLSLVVAFGATFAYGRVLISRNGTIDPDATDVPAAATDGAAPSAVADPNAFRIASPLSGTAIALSSVSDPMFAAGKLGAGAAVEPTVGTLVAPIDGTVTVTFPSGHAYAVRGKDAAGKNVDILMHIGFDTVNLKGQHFTPHVKKGDEVKVGDVLCEFDIEAIKAAGYPVTTPVVVSNSKKTGPVLPTYMAGETIDFGDPLATVAPKPEPADAPRLTPSSFLAVQHALGGVAAFRDNQGTEIRDLWALRCREILQGNRFACGGVSARRRGCRRGMRRISSAVH from the coding sequence ATGGATCACTCACAGGTCGCGGCGCGAATACTCTCCGCTATCGGCGGCGAAGACAATATCGTGGCGCTCGCACACTGCGCCACCCGCCTGCGCATGGTGCTCAAAGACAGCAAGAAAGTCGACAAGGCCGCCCTGGAAAACGATCCGGACCTCAAAGGCATTTTTGAGGCCGGAGGCATGTTCCAGGTCATCGTCGGCCCGGGCGACGTCAACGTCGTGTTCGACGAAATCAACAAGGCGACGTCCAAGGACATCGCCGTGTCGACGGATAACCTCAAAGACATCGCGGCGGGCTCGGGCAACCGCTTCTCGCGTGCCGTGAAGGTGCTGGCCGATATCTTTGTGCCGCTCATCCCGATTCTGGTCGGTGGCGGTCTGCTCATGGCGCTCAATAACGTCCTGACCGTCAATGGTTTGTTTGGCGAGCAGTCCGTTATTGAGATGTTCCCGGCCATGGCAGATGTTGCCGGTCTTATTAACCTGCTGGCGTCCGCGCCGTTTGCGTTCCTGCCCGTCCTCGTGGGCTTTACCGCAACGAAGCGCTTTGGCGGCAACGAGTTCCTCGGCGCGGGTATGGCGATGGCCATGGTGATGCCGGACCTCGTCAACGGTTATAACGTGGCTGCGACCATCGAGGCCGGCGAGATGCCGTATTGGCACATCTTCGGCCTCGACGTCGCGCAGGCCGGCTACCAGGGTTCCATTCTTCCGACGCTCGTTATTTCCTGGATCCTCGCGACCATCGAGAAGTGGCTCCACAAGCGCCTCAAGGGCACCGTGGACTTCATGCTCACCCCGCTGCTCACGCTGTTGGTCACGGGCTTCATTACGTTTGCGCTCATCGGCCCGTTCCTGCGTACCGCGGGCGACTGGCTGGGCCTGGGCTTGGCGAACCTCGCCGAGTTCGCGGGTCCTGTGGCCGGCTTCCTCTTCGGTCTCGTCTACTCGCCGATCGTGATCACGGGTCTGCACCAGTCCTTCCCGCCCATCGAGACGATGCTGTGGAACGAGGGCGGTTCCTTCGTCTTCCCGACGGCGTCCACGGCCAATATCGCCATGGGCGGCGCGGCGCTGGCCATCTACTTCCTGACCAAGTCTGACAAGATGAAGGGCCTGGCCGGCGCATCCGGTATCTCCGCACTCTTTGGAATTACCGAGCCCGCTATCTTCGGTGTGAACCTGCGCCTGCGCTGGCCGTTCTACATCGGCATGGGCGCCTCCGCTATTGCCTCCATGATGGTCGCCCTCCTCGACGTCAAGGCCACCGCGCTCGGTGCCGCTGGCTTCATCGGCGTCGTGTCCATCCGTCCGGAGGACTACGGCCAGTTCCTGCTGTGCTGCGTGCTTTCCCTCGTGGTGGCCTTTGGCGCAACCTTCGCGTATGGCCGCGTGCTCATCTCCCGCAATGGCACCATTGATCCTGACGCGACCGACGTCCCGGCCGCTGCCACCGACGGTGCCGCCCCGTCGGCTGTCGCCGACCCGAACGCTTTCCGCATCGCCTCGCCGCTGTCCGGCACAGCCATCGCGCTGTCTTCCGTGTCTGACCCGATGTTTGCTGCGGGCAAGCTCGGCGCCGGTGCCGCCGTGGAGCCGACCGTGGGCACGCTCGTCGCGCCCATCGACGGCACGGTGACCGTCACGTTCCCGTCTGGCCACGCCTACGCCGTGCGCGGCAAGGACGCCGCGGGCAAGAACGTGGACATCCTCATGCACATCGGTTTCGACACCGTGAACCTCAAGGGCCAGCACTTCACCCCGCACGTGAAGAAGGGCGACGAGGTCAAGGTCGGCGACGTCCTGTGCGAGTTCGACATCGAAGCCATCAAGGCCGCCGGCTACCCGGTGACCACTCCGGTCGTCGTGTCCAACTCGAAGAAGACCGGCCCGGTGCTCCCGACCTACATGGCGGGCGAGACCATCGACTTCGGTGACCCGCTCGCTACGGTTGCCCCGAAACCCGAGCCTGCCGATGCCCCCCGCCTAACCCCGTCTAGCTTCCTCGCCGTCCAGCATGCGCTGGGCGGCGTTGCTGCTTTTCGCGACAATCAAGGAACCGAAATCCGGGATTTGTGGGCCCTTCGTTGTCGTGAAATCCTTCAAGGCAACCGGTTCGCGTGTGGGGGGGTTAGCGCGCGGCGGCGTGGATGTCGTCGAGGAATGCGCCGTATCTCGAGCGCAGTTCACTGA
- a CDS encoding GTPase produces MFNRSHSLSERLDALDRAAESGGEFFTPEQHAAISRVRESAAARRALSAEHTVVGFFGATGSGKTSLFNAVVGEDLGASSPRRPTTSSPLAAVWHPEGSSELLDWLDVEDRRNRLGDFAPKAGPLILLDLPDFDSVEASNRAIATRLAGQVDVLVWVTDPEKYADNIIHDDFIRPHASHSAVTLAVLNKADKLADADVPTIADSLAELLCEDGLTKVKVVPTSAKTGLGVDDLRTAIAKVAAAHNAQTVRIEADLDTVTAAWADERAPKDVPAKAKKELDEHLATAAGAERLAAATAAAYRKRLGQTTGWLLTSWMLRLRADPLRRLGLREASDDTGVHRTSLPPLDAAGRARANKGLRSYAAAAADGLSPAWANAVADRAESITDTLPDALDRAAARTRLPAQPSKAWGILTFIQWLALLAALVGVLWYLAAAFIPGALTPLLGADLTPEIEGWPYPTLLILGGLLLGIVLGLISAAFGGAIGAGVKARTRRALRKEIAATSQELIVEPLSELRSRYGAFLDDIHAAAR; encoded by the coding sequence ATGTTTAACCGTTCCCACTCCCTGTCCGAGCGTCTCGACGCCCTCGACCGCGCCGCCGAGTCCGGCGGCGAGTTCTTCACGCCCGAGCAGCACGCCGCCATCTCCCGCGTCCGCGAGTCCGCCGCCGCCCGGCGCGCGCTGTCCGCCGAGCACACGGTGGTCGGCTTCTTTGGTGCCACCGGCTCCGGCAAGACCTCGCTGTTTAATGCCGTGGTCGGCGAGGATCTCGGCGCCTCCTCGCCACGCCGCCCCACCACGTCGTCGCCGCTCGCCGCCGTGTGGCACCCCGAGGGCTCCTCCGAGCTGCTCGATTGGCTCGACGTCGAAGACCGTCGCAACCGCCTCGGCGACTTCGCTCCCAAGGCCGGCCCGCTCATCCTCCTCGACCTGCCGGACTTCGACTCAGTCGAAGCCTCCAACCGCGCGATCGCCACGCGCCTCGCGGGCCAGGTCGACGTCCTCGTCTGGGTCACGGACCCCGAAAAATACGCGGACAACATCATCCACGACGACTTCATCCGCCCGCACGCCTCGCACTCGGCGGTCACCCTCGCGGTCCTCAACAAAGCGGACAAGCTTGCCGATGCCGACGTCCCCACCATCGCCGACTCCCTCGCCGAGCTCCTGTGCGAGGACGGCCTCACCAAGGTCAAGGTCGTGCCCACCTCCGCGAAGACTGGCCTTGGCGTCGACGACCTGCGCACAGCCATCGCCAAGGTCGCCGCGGCCCACAACGCGCAGACCGTCCGCATCGAGGCCGACCTCGACACGGTCACCGCCGCGTGGGCCGACGAACGCGCACCCAAGGACGTGCCCGCGAAAGCCAAGAAGGAACTCGACGAACACCTCGCCACCGCCGCTGGCGCCGAGCGCCTCGCCGCCGCGACGGCTGCCGCCTACCGCAAGCGCCTGGGCCAGACCACCGGCTGGCTGCTCACCTCCTGGATGCTGCGCTTGCGCGCCGACCCGCTGCGCCGCCTCGGCCTGCGCGAGGCCTCGGACGACACGGGTGTGCACCGCACCTCCCTGCCGCCGCTCGACGCGGCAGGCCGCGCCCGGGCCAACAAGGGCCTGCGCTCCTACGCCGCGGCCGCCGCGGACGGCCTCTCCCCCGCCTGGGCCAATGCCGTCGCCGACCGCGCGGAGTCCATCACCGATACGCTTCCCGATGCCCTCGACCGCGCCGCCGCCCGCACCCGCCTGCCCGCACAGCCCTCGAAGGCCTGGGGCATCCTCACCTTCATCCAGTGGCTCGCACTCCTCGCTGCCCTCGTGGGCGTGCTGTGGTACCTCGCCGCGGCCTTCATCCCCGGCGCACTCACGCCGCTCCTCGGCGCAGACCTCACCCCGGAAATCGAGGGCTGGCCGTACCCCACGCTGCTCATTCTGGGCGGCCTCCTCCTCGGCATCGTGCTGGGACTCATCTCGGCAGCCTTTGGCGGCGCCATCGGCGCCGGCGTCAAGGCCCGCACCCGGCGCGCCCTGCGCAAGGAAATCGCCGCAACCTCGCAGGAGCTCATCGTCGAACCGCTCAGTGAACTGCGCTCGAGATACGGCGCATTCCTCGACGACATCCACGCCGCCGCGCGCTAA